In bacterium, a single genomic region encodes these proteins:
- a CDS encoding transposase, protein MFFGGRTALTSPRGVSLPRAPHAHATTAPTLSRDRQRAFRDHGHPAAGIWFRDAQLCTELLSIFESYRDRTGLACLGYVLMPDHLHTVLIQTTEEGTPSRMMEHFKRFTSRRLLHLHCPQAEGWRDLFDDVPVPGPNAIWTKLNYLHWNPCHKGLCTSPEQYQWSSARWYWLQKPGIIQLSDPPFPLFGRAG, encoded by the coding sequence ATGTTCTTCGGAGGACGAACGGCACTAACCTCGCCGCGCGGGGTGTCCTTACCCCGCGCGCCACACGCACATGCTACGACGGCACCAACTCTATCAAGGGATCGGCAGCGTGCATTTCGTGACCACGGTCACCCGGCGGCGGGGATTTGGTTTCGCGACGCGCAACTGTGTACCGAGTTGCTGTCGATATTCGAAAGCTATCGGGATCGAACTGGGCTCGCGTGTCTCGGTTACGTGTTGATGCCCGACCATTTGCACACGGTCCTGATCCAGACGACGGAGGAAGGAACGCCATCGCGGATGATGGAGCATTTCAAACGGTTCACGAGCCGCAGATTGCTGCACCTTCATTGCCCGCAGGCGGAAGGTTGGCGGGACCTTTTCGATGATGTGCCGGTTCCCGGACCGAATGCTATCTGGACTAAGCTGAACTATCTGCACTGGAATCCGTGTCACAAGGGACTGTGTACTTCGCCGGAGCAGTACCAATGGTCAAGTGCGCGATGGTATTGGCTTCAAAAGCCGGGGATTATTCAGCTCTCCGATCCCCCTTTTCCCTTGTTTGGACGCGCGGGGTAA
- a CDS encoding RNA-binding protein — MVNIYVGNLAYSVTEDDLRAAFEQYGAVDRASVITDRMTGRSKGFGFVEMGNEAEARAAITKMNETELKGRNIVVNEARPQTDRPRRTSSSSSRRGGNDW; from the coding sequence ATGGTAAACATTTACGTTGGCAACCTTGCCTACTCAGTGACGGAAGACGACCTTCGCGCTGCTTTTGAGCAGTACGGTGCAGTGGATCGCGCCAGCGTGATCACCGACCGCATGACGGGCCGCTCCAAGGGATTCGGTTTCGTGGAAATGGGCAACGAAGCGGAAGCGCGCGCTGCCATCACCAAGATGAACGAGACCGAGTTGAAGGGCCGCAATATCGTTGTGAATGAAGCCCGTCCGCAGACGGATCGTCCCCGCCGCACGTCATCGTCATCCTCCCGCCGTGGTGGCAACGACTGGTAG
- a CDS encoding T9SS type A sorting domain-containing protein has translation MKRWITIVCLIGALLLPLMAQSYSISGRVTGGQSNLLMLKYVAAVPLALDSAASLLQNITFANPFNSRYTLSNLDSGGYFIIAFQDIHQTIPPMPQPDDPRGFYGENGIPSLFTLRSDTANIDLVLDPPNTGGFSGRISYAGNRAGITYIQAFNTATFDSIRGWGIILDTAQTGSGDYVAVTDTFGTYYARAFIDLNGNFTPDADEPFGIYGGATPAPIHVLQSNFPDSVNIVLVDRANTVDKPAAVVPADAELSSVYPNPFNNSATITFRVATAERIELTLYDLLGRQVAVLAQGSFSPGEHRLTLDGSRFSSGAYYVHLNSAHTSATKAVILLK, from the coding sequence ATGAAACGCTGGATCACCATTGTATGCCTCATCGGGGCGCTTTTGCTGCCTCTGATGGCTCAGTCCTATTCGATTTCCGGGCGGGTGACCGGAGGGCAGTCGAATCTGTTGATGCTCAAGTACGTCGCGGCGGTTCCGCTGGCTTTGGACTCGGCAGCCTCTCTGCTGCAAAATATCACCTTTGCCAACCCTTTCAACAGCCGTTACACGCTGAGTAATCTGGATTCTGGCGGCTATTTCATTATTGCCTTTCAGGACATCCATCAGACCATTCCGCCGATGCCGCAACCGGATGATCCCCGCGGCTTCTACGGCGAAAACGGCATCCCTTCTCTGTTCACGCTGCGGTCCGATACCGCGAACATCGATCTGGTGCTCGATCCGCCCAACACCGGCGGTTTCTCGGGACGGATCAGTTACGCGGGCAACCGCGCCGGCATTACCTACATTCAGGCATTCAACACGGCGACGTTCGATTCCATCCGGGGCTGGGGAATCATTCTCGATACCGCGCAGACGGGCAGCGGCGATTACGTTGCCGTGACGGACACCTTCGGCACGTACTACGCCCGCGCGTTTATCGACCTCAACGGCAATTTCACGCCCGATGCCGATGAACCCTTCGGCATCTACGGCGGTGCGACTCCCGCGCCCATTCATGTGCTGCAGTCGAATTTCCCTGACAGCGTGAACATTGTACTGGTCGACCGGGCGAACACGGTGGACAAGCCTGCGGCGGTGGTTCCGGCGGATGCGGAACTGAGTTCGGTCTATCCGAATCCCTTCAACAATTCGGCGACCATTACCTTCCGGGTTGCGACGGCGGAACGCATCGAGTTGACGCTCTATGATCTGCTGGGCCGGCAGGTGGCCGTACTCGCGCAGGGAAGTTTCTCACCCGGAGAGCACCGTTTAACTCTGGACGGCAGCCGCTTCTCCAGCGGCGCGTACTATGTGCACCTGAACAGCGCCCACACCTCGGCGACCAAGGCTGTGATTCTGCTGAAATAA
- a CDS encoding type II toxin-antitoxin system VapC family toxin, translated as MKCLDTSVLIYAADTASPHHGRAVEFLEQSVSGKWAACVCEQSLHEFAALTTSERFARRPLAPVTVEKMIERLTRYPQPVVLYSDDAILRRAFKLMEKNPARITFGAAHLAATMLAHGVKTLVTPDRNAFAALREIGIENPFETLFA; from the coding sequence ATGAAGTGCCTCGATACCAGTGTGCTGATCTACGCGGCGGACACGGCTTCGCCGCATCATGGGCGGGCGGTGGAATTTCTCGAACAGTCGGTGAGCGGCAAGTGGGCGGCCTGCGTGTGTGAACAGAGCTTGCATGAATTTGCCGCGCTGACGACAAGCGAGCGCTTTGCGCGCCGTCCCCTCGCTCCGGTTACGGTAGAGAAGATGATCGAGCGGCTGACGCGCTATCCGCAGCCGGTGGTGCTCTATTCGGACGACGCCATTCTGCGCCGCGCCTTCAAGCTGATGGAAAAGAACCCTGCCCGCATCACGTTCGGCGCCGCGCACCTCGCGGCCACCATGCTCGCCCACGGCGTCAAGACGCTGGTCACTCCCGACCGCAACGCCTTTGCCGCCCTCCGCGAAATCGGCATCGAAAACCCGTTCGAAACATTATTTGCATAG
- a CDS encoding YidB family protein encodes MTLFGGSQTGTRGRTGPALYTMLATGVLTYMASHPNALRGLLDKFHNAGEGDAAHSWVGNGPNAPIHPQAVQQALGRQDIEQIAQQSGLSPQETVEGLPHVLPNVVDKLTPHGEVPPPNILQQGINFLKNSLRK; translated from the coding sequence ATGACACTCTTCGGTGGATCCCAAACAGGTACTCGCGGACGCACCGGTCCCGCGTTGTATACCATGCTGGCGACGGGCGTATTGACCTACATGGCCAGCCATCCCAATGCGCTGCGCGGCCTGCTGGATAAGTTCCATAACGCAGGCGAAGGTGACGCCGCCCACTCCTGGGTAGGAAACGGACCCAATGCCCCGATTCACCCGCAAGCGGTTCAGCAGGCGCTGGGGCGTCAGGACATCGAGCAGATCGCCCAGCAGAGCGGCCTGTCACCGCAGGAAACCGTGGAAGGTTTGCCGCATGTTCTGCCCAACGTGGTGGACAAGTTGACGCCGCACGGCGAGGTCCCGCCACCGAACATTCTTCAGCAGGGAATCAATTTCCTTAAGAACAGCCTTCGGAAGTAG
- a CDS encoding Smr/MutS family protein, whose protein sequence is MPEILRIVNLETGLPTGEEALRRLSEAIEAAKRDRVKALKVIHGYGSSGTGGVLRQRVQKSLANRRNQGKIRACVFGEKWNSFEEVARDVLDQCPELRRDSDLNRGNAGISIILL, encoded by the coding sequence ATGCCCGAAATTCTTCGCATCGTCAATTTAGAAACCGGACTGCCTACGGGCGAGGAAGCTCTGCGGCGGCTTTCGGAAGCGATTGAAGCGGCGAAGCGGGACCGTGTGAAAGCATTGAAGGTGATCCACGGATACGGATCAAGCGGAACGGGCGGAGTCCTCCGCCAGCGGGTCCAAAAATCGCTGGCCAACCGGCGCAATCAGGGCAAGATCCGGGCGTGCGTGTTCGGCGAGAAATGGAACAGTTTTGAAGAAGTGGCGCGCGACGTGCTGGATCAATGCCCTGAACTGCGGCGGGATTCGGATCTGAACCGCGGCAATGCGGGGATTTCCATAATATTGCTCTGA
- a CDS encoding YbhB/YbcL family Raf kinase inhibitor-like protein, producing MRRVMLILAVCALAAVTLVSCNRAKQNTAGTMNTNTTGVNTPAPMGTTDTTSGTNMRSGTNTMTIMVTSTAFTDSSMIPKQYTCEGKDMSPPIAWSGAPANTKSLALIMDDPDAPNGTWTHWVVWNIPPSITSLDEGLAKNATVAGVKQGQNSWPKTGYGGPCPPPGKAHRYYFTVYALDNMLNLSDNASRTALESAMQGHILSQGHLLAMYGRGGSSATGGTSSKRGQG from the coding sequence ATGCGTAGAGTAATGCTTATTCTCGCGGTGTGCGCGCTGGCTGCGGTCACCCTTGTTTCCTGTAACCGGGCCAAACAGAACACCGCAGGCACTATGAATACCAATACCACCGGAGTGAATACTCCGGCGCCGATGGGCACGACGGATACGACGTCAGGAACCAACATGAGAAGCGGAACCAATACCATGACTATCATGGTGACCAGTACCGCCTTCACCGACAGTTCCATGATCCCTAAGCAGTACACCTGTGAAGGCAAGGATATGTCGCCGCCCATCGCGTGGAGCGGCGCACCGGCGAACACCAAGAGCCTGGCGCTGATCATGGACGATCCTGACGCGCCGAACGGAACATGGACGCACTGGGTCGTGTGGAACATTCCGCCGAGCATTACCTCACTGGATGAAGGACTGGCCAAGAATGCCACCGTTGCCGGTGTCAAGCAGGGACAGAATAGCTGGCCCAAGACCGGTTACGGCGGTCCCTGTCCCCCTCCGGGAAAGGCGCACCGCTATTACTTCACGGTGTATGCGCTCGACAACATGCTGAATCTTTCCGACAACGCCAGCCGCACGGCGCTGGAAAGCGCCATGCAGGGGCACATTCTGTCCCAGGGGCATCTGCTGGCCATGTATGGCCGGGGCGGCAGCAGCGCCACCGGCGGCACGAGCAGCAAACGCGGCCAAGGATAA
- a CDS encoding helix-turn-helix domain-containing protein, with amino-acid sequence MVQSDYITTADVAKLLKISASTAQRMAREGRISALKVGKLWRFPAQSPGILLYKEQQKITRQPPTDAAMDADPRNGLKGFLKLACEIGFMDHVDRETLTGGRR; translated from the coding sequence ATGGTTCAAAGCGACTATATCACCACGGCGGACGTGGCGAAACTGCTCAAGATCAGTGCCTCAACGGCGCAGCGCATGGCCCGCGAGGGACGGATCAGCGCCCTGAAAGTGGGCAAACTCTGGCGCTTTCCCGCGCAGAGTCCCGGCATTCTGCTCTACAAGGAGCAGCAGAAGATCACGCGCCAGCCGCCCACGGATGCGGCGATGGATGCCGACCCGCGCAACGGCCTGAAAGGCTTTTTGAAGCTGGCCTGCGAGATCGGCTTCATGGATCATGTGGACCGCGAGACGTTGACCGGAGGCCGCCGATGA
- a CDS encoding DinB family protein, which yields MREAERIVDQLNRCFDGPAWHGDSVMEILQGVTAQQAAAHPMAEAHSIWEIVRHMAAWQDVARRRIGGERFNPTAEENWSLITDTSDAAWQQMLAALRASHTALKEAAASLGGTELDNDDAGLEMAPYFLLHGVVQHNVYHAGQIALLKKFTVL from the coding sequence ATGCGCGAAGCGGAGCGGATTGTCGATCAGTTGAATCGCTGCTTTGACGGCCCGGCGTGGCATGGCGATTCCGTTATGGAAATCCTGCAGGGCGTGACGGCGCAGCAGGCGGCGGCGCATCCGATGGCCGAGGCCCACTCGATCTGGGAAATCGTGCGGCACATGGCAGCCTGGCAGGATGTGGCGCGGCGGCGGATCGGCGGCGAGCGGTTCAATCCTACCGCCGAAGAGAACTGGTCGCTCATAACGGACACCTCCGACGCCGCATGGCAGCAGATGCTCGCGGCACTGCGCGCGTCACACACCGCTCTGAAAGAGGCCGCCGCGAGTCTGGGCGGTACGGAACTGGACAACGACGATGCGGGCCTCGAAATGGCGCCCTACTTTCTCCTGCACGGAGTGGTTCAGCATAACGTGTATCACGCGGGACAGATTGCCCTGCTCAAAAAGTTTACGGTACTTTAA
- the lat gene encoding L-lysine 6-transaminase, with protein sequence MTKITPDNVHETLGKHMLADGFDLVFDLENSRGSYFYDLRTGKKYLDFFSFFASSPVGFNHPKLTTPAMIERLGKLAVNNITNSDLYTIEMAEFVDTFFRVAVPSYMKYSFYVAGGALAVENAIKAAMDWKVRKNFAKGYRREIGNKVMHFQEAFHGRTGYTMSLTNTADPNKYKFFAKFDWPRIVNPKVTFPLTEGNLEAVEKVERLAIAQMKTAFMENRDEICAIIIEPIQGEGGDNHFRSEFMHELRALATEHEAMLIVDEVQSGIALSGKMWAHQHYGIEPDMICFGKKTQVCGFLCGSRIDDVEDNVFHVPSRLNSTWGGNLIDMFRFKLYLDIIAEEKLVDQAAKMGEVLLSGLKQLGDDFPQLVSNVRGRGLMCAIDLPNGALRDALRCDLYENGVVMLGSGTHSVRFRPPLTISASEIAEGLDVMRKSLEKLAAQAEAQLVL encoded by the coding sequence ATGACGAAAATCACTCCGGATAATGTCCACGAGACTCTCGGCAAGCACATGCTCGCGGACGGCTTCGATCTGGTCTTCGACCTCGAAAATTCCCGCGGATCCTATTTCTACGATCTGCGTACGGGCAAAAAATACCTTGACTTCTTCAGCTTCTTCGCCTCATCTCCGGTAGGCTTCAATCATCCGAAGCTGACCACGCCGGCCATGATCGAGCGCCTGGGCAAGCTGGCCGTCAATAACATCACCAACTCGGATCTCTATACCATCGAGATGGCCGAGTTCGTGGATACTTTCTTCCGCGTGGCCGTGCCGTCTTACATGAAGTACTCCTTCTACGTAGCCGGCGGCGCGCTGGCCGTGGAAAATGCCATTAAGGCCGCGATGGACTGGAAAGTCCGCAAGAACTTCGCCAAGGGCTACCGCCGCGAAATCGGCAATAAGGTCATGCACTTTCAGGAAGCCTTCCATGGCCGCACTGGCTATACGATGTCCCTGACCAACACCGCCGATCCGAACAAGTACAAGTTCTTCGCCAAGTTCGACTGGCCGCGCATTGTGAATCCCAAGGTCACCTTCCCGCTCACCGAGGGCAACCTCGAAGCCGTGGAGAAGGTGGAGCGCCTGGCCATCGCCCAGATGAAGACCGCGTTCATGGAAAACCGCGACGAAATCTGCGCCATCATCATTGAGCCCATTCAGGGCGAAGGCGGCGACAATCATTTCCGTTCCGAATTCATGCATGAACTGCGGGCGCTGGCGACGGAACATGAAGCCATGCTGATCGTCGATGAAGTGCAGTCGGGCATTGCCCTGTCCGGCAAGATGTGGGCGCACCAGCACTACGGCATCGAACCGGATATGATCTGCTTCGGCAAGAAGACGCAGGTCTGCGGCTTCCTCTGCGGTTCGCGGATCGATGACGTCGAAGACAACGTCTTCCATGTACCGAGCCGCTTGAACTCCACCTGGGGCGGCAACTTGATCGACATGTTCCGCTTCAAGCTCTATCTGGACATCATCGCCGAAGAGAAGCTGGTAGATCAGGCCGCGAAGATGGGCGAAGTTCTGCTCTCCGGCTTGAAGCAGCTCGGCGACGACTTCCCGCAGCTCGTGTCCAACGTGCGTGGCCGTGGCCTGATGTGCGCGATTGATCTGCCGAACGGCGCGTTGCGCGATGCCTTGCGCTGCGACCTGTATGAAAACGGCGTAGTCATGCTGGGCAGCGGCACGCATTCGGTGCGCTTCCGTCCGCCGCTCACCATCTCCGCTTCGGAGATCGCCGAAGGCCTGGACGTCATGCGCAAGTCGCTGGAAAAGCTGGCGGCGCAAGCGGAAGCACAGTTAGTGCTGTAA
- a CDS encoding alpha/beta hydrolase → MSLEQLPWYERANLDIQEFSAAGVRTFAVVEGKPDSFPVIFLHGLPGGAFIWTSVIKALGRSRLAIAPDLPGWGKSFSRFAKAPPDLSAEGMQRWLKGLLAAQSIQRFDLVAHGDSSWPALDLLLTDPARVRRLSLISAPLWESPARGGVRSKLFGKAKWSPKTISRWVQQNAALSESAKTESQLQFAQLLGTEQGTRTSPTLAEAGTADRIRRYRAALKEYQGAKLLIWGRNDPRAAEKNIAELQAEVEDADIQRIDNAGHFPMLDAPDEVATLEKEFLGE, encoded by the coding sequence ATGAGCCTTGAGCAGTTACCGTGGTATGAGCGCGCCAATCTGGACATTCAGGAGTTCTCCGCGGCGGGTGTGCGCACCTTCGCCGTGGTAGAAGGGAAGCCGGATAGTTTTCCTGTGATCTTCCTGCATGGACTGCCGGGCGGAGCATTTATTTGGACGTCGGTCATTAAAGCATTGGGCCGTTCACGGCTGGCCATTGCGCCCGATCTTCCCGGCTGGGGAAAATCCTTCTCGCGCTTTGCTAAAGCCCCGCCGGATCTGTCTGCGGAAGGCATGCAGCGCTGGCTGAAAGGCTTGCTTGCCGCCCAATCGATTCAGCGGTTCGATCTGGTGGCGCACGGCGACAGTTCATGGCCCGCACTTGATCTCTTGCTTACCGATCCGGCACGTGTCCGCCGTCTGAGTCTCATCAGTGCTCCCTTGTGGGAAAGCCCGGCACGTGGCGGAGTGAGGTCGAAGCTCTTCGGCAAAGCCAAGTGGTCGCCGAAGACGATCTCCCGCTGGGTGCAGCAGAATGCCGCGCTGAGTGAGAGTGCCAAAACCGAATCGCAACTGCAGTTTGCCCAGCTTCTCGGTACGGAACAGGGCACGCGCACGTCGCCCACGCTGGCCGAAGCGGGGACTGCCGACCGTATTCGCCGTTACCGTGCCGCGCTGAAAGAGTACCAAGGTGCCAAGCTGCTGATCTGGGGGCGGAATGATCCCCGCGCGGCGGAAAAGAACATTGCGGAGCTTCAGGCTGAAGTGGAAGATGCGGACATTCAGCGCATCGATAATGCCGGACACTTTCCGATGCTGGATGCGCCGGATGAAGTGGCCACGTTGGAGAAAGAGTTTCTGGGGGAGTGA
- a CDS encoding aldehyde dehydrogenase family protein gives MSPETKAKAPKAKTNGQAVTYKFKHETKKYQNFIAGKWCDASSGEVSENRNPANIEDLIGTFPRSGPADVDRAVKSAKKAFEWWRLVPPPQKAQLFFRLVEIMKERKEKFAFDMTREMGKPIFETRGDVQEGIDTAFYACGEGYRMFGKTVPSELPSKFNMTVRMPMGVAGLVTPWNFPMAIPTWKSFPALMCGNTVVIKPAEITPLSVWNLVNAILDAGFPPEVINVVFGSGTKVGNAIVSHPDVKAISFTGSNGVGRKIMEMAAPQLKRISMELGGKNCTIICNDANLDLAVDACVWAGFGTTGQRCTATSRVIVEEGIHDEFVEKFIKAAKKLKIGYGNDPGVLMGPAVSESQMNTDLEYIEIGKKEDGATLVLGGKRKTGIEYKNGWFVEPTIFTGVTPKMRIAQEEIFGPVVSVIRVKNYDEALKVGNDIEYGLSSAVFTQDVNRAYRAFRELETGITYINSATIGAEAHLPFGGMKGTGNGHREGGWGAYEFFSEVKTCYVDYSGTLQKAQIDTDETAKKK, from the coding sequence ATGAGTCCTGAAACCAAGGCCAAGGCTCCGAAAGCGAAGACTAACGGCCAGGCAGTGACCTACAAGTTCAAGCACGAAACCAAAAAGTACCAGAATTTCATCGCGGGCAAGTGGTGCGATGCGTCCAGCGGAGAAGTCTCCGAGAATCGCAACCCGGCTAACATCGAAGATCTTATCGGTACCTTCCCCCGCAGTGGTCCGGCTGACGTGGACCGCGCGGTTAAGTCGGCTAAGAAGGCGTTTGAATGGTGGCGTCTTGTTCCCCCGCCGCAGAAGGCGCAGCTCTTCTTCCGGCTGGTGGAAATCATGAAAGAGCGCAAAGAGAAATTTGCGTTCGACATGACCCGCGAAATGGGCAAACCCATTTTCGAAACCCGCGGCGACGTGCAGGAAGGCATCGACACCGCCTTCTATGCCTGCGGCGAAGGCTATCGCATGTTCGGCAAGACCGTGCCGTCCGAACTTCCCAGCAAGTTTAACATGACCGTGCGCATGCCCATGGGCGTGGCCGGTCTGGTGACGCCGTGGAATTTCCCCATGGCCATTCCCACGTGGAAGTCGTTCCCGGCGCTGATGTGCGGCAACACGGTCGTCATCAAGCCGGCGGAAATCACGCCGCTGTCGGTGTGGAATCTGGTCAATGCGATTCTCGACGCCGGCTTCCCGCCGGAAGTCATCAACGTGGTCTTCGGATCGGGCACCAAGGTCGGCAATGCCATCGTGTCCCATCCGGACGTCAAGGCGATCTCCTTCACCGGATCCAACGGTGTGGGCCGCAAGATCATGGAAATGGCCGCGCCGCAGCTCAAGCGGATTTCGATGGAACTGGGCGGCAAGAACTGCACGATCATCTGCAATGATGCCAACCTCGATCTGGCCGTGGACGCCTGCGTGTGGGCCGGTTTCGGCACCACCGGACAGCGCTGCACCGCCACCTCGCGCGTGATCGTTGAAGAAGGCATCCATGACGAATTCGTGGAGAAGTTCATCAAGGCCGCCAAGAAGCTGAAAATTGGCTACGGCAACGATCCCGGCGTGTTGATGGGCCCGGCAGTGTCCGAGTCGCAGATGAACACCGACCTCGAGTACATCGAGATCGGCAAGAAGGAAGACGGCGCCACGCTGGTTCTGGGCGGCAAGCGCAAGACCGGCATCGAATACAAGAACGGCTGGTTCGTGGAGCCCACGATCTTTACGGGCGTCACGCCGAAGATGCGGATTGCGCAGGAAGAGATCTTCGGCCCGGTGGTGTCCGTGATCAGGGTTAAGAACTACGACGAAGCTCTGAAGGTCGGCAACGACATCGAGTACGGCCTGTCCAGCGCCGTGTTCACGCAGGACGTGAACCGCGCCTATCGCGCCTTCCGCGAACTGGAAACCGGCATCACCTATATCAATTCCGCCACCATCGGTGCGGAAGCCCATCTGCCCTTCGGCGGCATGAAGGGTACGGGCAACGGCCACCGCGAAGGCGGCTGGGGTGCGTACGAATTCTTCTCGGAAGTTAAGACCTGCTACGTCGACTACAGCGGCACGCTGCAGAAGGCGCAGATCGACACCGACGAAACCGCCAAGAAGAAGTAG
- a CDS encoding tetratricopeptide repeat protein — protein MAETSRWQETTETGQKAFHDGRYEEAHRLFSLASLYAEKDFGPQDPRTAASLNNLGEVLRMQEKWLEAEKNFKRALTILERTLGATHPFVIQTINRLAQFYRDRGRISQAELMLSRALSMQERALGSWHVDVGKALQNLAELQIEQKRFDDADQLLIRVMTIREQALGKEHPDMAETMLAQASVLAARGKYTKAERIATEAMALHEKALGPKDPVIAEDLARLADFYMAHQAFESAEAPLRRAAMILQEVHGENHDESVAAWKKVAGLCQILRRDTEAADLYRQIIARDEQRLGKDHPDVAASLQKLAAVLCVPGTYTEAEDLYLRALAIFESHSHAGAAPCLKELGQLYTATGKFEEAAEVEARLIALQAPPVTPKSPA, from the coding sequence ATGGCGGAAACTTCCCGCTGGCAAGAGACAACCGAGACCGGACAGAAGGCCTTTCACGATGGCCGCTACGAGGAAGCTCACCGGCTCTTCTCGCTGGCGTCCCTGTATGCGGAGAAGGACTTCGGACCGCAGGACCCGCGCACTGCGGCCAGTCTGAATAATCTTGGCGAAGTGCTGCGCATGCAGGAGAAATGGCTGGAGGCGGAGAAGAATTTCAAACGCGCCCTGACCATTCTCGAACGTACCCTTGGCGCGACTCATCCGTTCGTGATTCAAACTATTAACCGGCTGGCCCAGTTCTATAGGGACCGCGGCCGCATCTCACAGGCGGAGTTGATGCTTTCCCGCGCGCTCTCCATGCAGGAACGCGCGCTGGGATCATGGCATGTGGACGTCGGCAAGGCGCTGCAAAATCTGGCCGAATTGCAGATCGAGCAGAAGCGGTTCGATGATGCCGATCAGCTCCTGATTCGGGTAATGACCATCCGGGAGCAGGCGCTGGGCAAAGAACATCCCGACATGGCCGAGACCATGCTTGCGCAGGCGTCCGTCCTTGCGGCCCGCGGCAAATACACCAAAGCCGAGCGCATCGCCACGGAAGCCATGGCCCTGCATGAAAAGGCGCTGGGTCCCAAGGATCCGGTCATCGCCGAAGACCTGGCGCGGCTGGCGGACTTCTACATGGCCCACCAGGCTTTTGAGAGCGCCGAAGCTCCCTTGCGCCGCGCCGCGATGATTCTGCAGGAAGTGCACGGCGAGAATCACGACGAGTCCGTGGCGGCTTGGAAGAAAGTCGCCGGGCTCTGCCAGATTCTGCGGCGGGACACGGAAGCGGCCGATCTCTACCGCCAGATTATTGCCCGGGACGAACAGCGTCTCGGCAAGGATCACCCCGATGTTGCCGCGAGTCTGCAGAAACTCGCCGCTGTTCTCTGTGTGCCCGGAACCTACACCGAGGCCGAAGACCTCTACCTGCGCGCGCTGGCCATCTTCGAATCCCATTCTCACGCCGGCGCGGCCCCGTGTCTGAAGGAACTCGGCCAGCTCTACACTGCTACGGGCAAGTTCGAAGAAGCCGCGGAGGTTGAAGCGCGTCTGATCGCGCTGCAGGCCCCGCCGGTCACCCCCAAGTCACCAGCCTGA
- the bfr gene encoding bacterioferritin has translation MKGNDKIIEALNRLLADELTAINQYMVQSEMCDNWGYTKLHKQLEKHAIDEMHHAEWHIGRIIFLEGMPIVSNLNAIKIGRTVQEMIVNNNQSELDAIGSYNNVITLAHEVKDQGTVELLMKILKDEERHRDWGEAQLDQIEQMGIQNYLAKQSEGATA, from the coding sequence ATGAAGGGTAACGACAAAATTATTGAAGCGCTGAACCGGCTGCTGGCGGATGAACTCACCGCCATCAATCAGTACATGGTTCAGTCCGAGATGTGTGACAACTGGGGCTACACCAAGTTGCACAAGCAGCTCGAAAAGCACGCCATCGACGAGATGCATCATGCCGAGTGGCACATCGGGCGGATCATCTTCCTCGAGGGAATGCCGATTGTCTCGAATCTGAATGCCATCAAGATCGGCCGCACGGTGCAGGAAATGATCGTGAATAACAACCAGTCCGAACTGGACGCGATTGGCTCCTACAACAATGTGATCACGCTGGCCCATGAGGTCAAGGACCAGGGCACAGTGGAACTGCTGATGAAGATTTTGAAGGACGAAGAGCGCCACCGCGACTGGGGCGAAGCGCAACTGGATCAGATCGAGCAGATGGGCATCCAGAACTACCTCGCCAAGCAATCCGAAGGCGCGACGGCCTGA